Sequence from the Methanosarcina siciliae T4/M genome:
GAGATGGCTCTTCGCTAACATAGCAGATACGATTAATAACCTTGTTATCAAAACCGAAGGAACTCCAAACGGGTCGTCCGGGAATCCTTTCAATCAAACTACAATAATAATCCTTACTGCTGACAGAGGCATTGATCAACGCATCCGGGCTGCTGCCCAATCTGCAGGATATTCGGACAATATAATTAATACCCAGGTGATGCCCTCGGTCATGCTGAACATGGGCGTGGAGAATGATTCCGATACATTTGCCTCATTTTTCCGTCCGGCTCTATTTAATGACACGCAGGCTGAAGAGAATTACATAAATAATACACCTGCGACTGTTTTCAGGATTACTCCCAACAATACTACGGAACTGGACCCGTATGATTATCCGGAGTTAAGGGTTCGTGGAACCGGAAAAACAGAGTTTGACCTTATGGATGATCTCGAAGAGCTAAGGATTGCGATTCTTGATAGATATAATGAATCAAATGCCACAGAGCTTCCGACCAGTCAGGGAGTTCCTATAGGGAGTGATGCTATTCAGAGAGGAATCAATGGCGTAGGTCCTACCAACGATGCAGTTTATCTATGGTCAGCAAACCAGACAGCCTCTTCGCCTACACCTCCTTTCTTTGACACCTCGCAGTACTATCCATTCCTGCAAGATCCGGAAATTACACTGGGCAACGACTCCAATGAATTCATAATTGTCTATGGGGTTAATCATGCAGCCACAGGAAAGGCGACGTACTCGAACTTCTGTATATACGGAGCGGATGCATGGAACGGCGTTAGAGCAATCACAGATGCAGATTTCAGCGGGTCTGCTGAGGAATATCTTCCTGATAATCCTAATGCTAAATACCTGTATGTCTACAAGCTAGCCAGGAACTGTAGTGAAGACGATCAATACTGCTACGAGGTTCCCTACGGTGTGGGAGCTTATGGTATAGAACCGGATCAACCGCTTTTCATTGCCTGGAGAATCTATATGGAAAACGCTACAAAAACCGGACCAGCTTACTCAGAGATCGTGTACGATCGGGCTATAAAGTTTGATCCAATGAGCTCTGGTAACATGAGCTCCTAATATTAAGTAAGTTCAAGCTCGGGCTGAATGTGTTACTTCAACACATTCCTTGTTTTTTTGACTATACTACCAGAGCCTAATTTTTTCAAGCCGGTTGCCGTTTGAAAAAAGAAATCGAAATTTGGTTTAACGAACTAAAAAAGAGTTAAAGGAGAATCAGAGAAGAAAGATTCCCTGATTGTTTAATGTTTAAGTTACCGAACAGTAATTCTAAGCTTCACGAAGGCTCAGAGCTGAGGTCTTCTGTCTATTATCCTCTTTGCCTTTCCTGCGGTCCTCTCGATGCTGCCTTTCTCCAGAAGTTCGACGTTTGTGCGGATGTTGAGGACAGACTTGAGTTCACGCTGGACATGGTTCTGGACGGCTTTGAGATCTTTCAGGTCGCCGGTGAAGGCGTTTTCTTCAAGCTCTACTTCGATTGTGAGTTCGTCGAGCATGTGTTTGTTGCGGTCGAGGATGAGCTGGAAGTGTTCACCTACCTGGGGTATCCTGGAGATTACGTCCTGGATCTGGGATGGGAAAACGTTGATTCCGCGCACGATCATCATGTCATCGACCCTGCCGAGGAGGCGTGAGATCCTTGTGGTTGTCCTGCCGCAGTCGCACTCGGATTCGAGGAGTTTTGTCATATCGCCTGTGCGGTACCTGATGTTACAGAAGCCTTCTTTGCTAAGGGAGGTCAGGACAAGTTCGCCTTTTTCACCTTCTGCGACCTGCTCTCCGTTTTTATCAAGAACCTCGACCAGGAAGTTGTCGCTCCAGATGTGGAGGCCGTTTTGTTCCTGGCACTCGAAACCGACCCCGGGCCCGAACATTTCGGATAAACCGTAGCAGTCGTAAGCTTTGAGGTTGAGCTTTTTCTCAAGTTGCTTCCGAGTGTTTTCCGACCAGGGTTCGCCCCCGAAGATGGCTGCTTTTAAGGAGAGCTTGTCTATGAGACCGAGCTCTTCTGCGGTTTCTGCAAGGTAAAAAGCATAGGAGGGTGTGCAGTGGACTGCGGTTACCCCAAAGTCGATCATCATCTCAAGCTGCCTGGCAGTGTTTCCTGTTGCTGCCGGCACAATCATCGCTCCCATCCTTTCAACGCCGTAATGGAAGCCGAGACCGCCTGTAAAGAGGCCGTAGTTCATGGCATTCTGGACAACATCTCCTTTTGAAAGGCCTATCATCGTAAGGCTTCGCGCAATTAAGTCCGACCAGGTCTCGATGTCCTTTGCAGTATAACCGACAACCGTGGGCTTTCCGCTGGTCCCGGAGGAAGCATGGATTCTAACGATGTCCTCATTCTTTGCAGCAAAAAGGCCGAAAGGATAGTTCTCCCGAAGGTTTGCTTTGCGTGTGAAAGGCAGTTTCCGGACATCCTCAAGGGTTTTGATATCCTCCGGAGTGACTCCTGCCTCTTTGAATTTCTGCCTGTAGAAAGGAACGTTATCATAGACCAGCTTTGCACTGTGTTGCAGGCGTTTAAGCTGAAGTCTTTTCAGTTCTTCAGGATTCATTGTTTCGTATTTCGGCTGCCAGTATTTCATTAAAAGGACCTTCTTCTTATTTGTAAAACCGTTCTCCAGTTGTAAATTTTAATGCATGAATGCCATGCCTCTACATGTCATGATATATTAAGTAATCTTATTGGTAATATAAAATGTTTGGAAAAATCCTTCTGTACTGTACCCTTCCCACATATAAATATTATTGAGGTGGGGTATTTGGCAAAGAAGTCATGGAAAATTGAGAAATATCATAGAGGGATGAAACAGTTCTGTGATAAAACAGTTCTTTGATGTCGAAGTAAGTCATAAAAAAATGAAATTCCGTTTTTTTTCTGTTTTTTAAATCTCAGTCTTCAGTTTTTTCCCAGTATTCCTCAGCTTCTTCTTCCATTTCTTCCAGCCTGTCATAATAGTCCGGAAACTCGTTAAGGTGAGCCAGAGCAATCTTTCCTGTCATTATGGGATCGTCGTTTGTGACGTTTGTTGCAGGGTCTCTGGTTCCGTGTTCCAGTTCTACGTCCATGCCTCTGCGGAACTGGTCAACATCGAATTTCTCCCAGGTTATTCCCAGCTGTTCCCCAACGGTTTTTGCTTCTTCAGCGGTAAAACTTTTGGTTGTCAACATTATCACTCCGCTTAATGGTTTGATCTGTTTTTGTACTTAAGGTTTATCCTGCGGAATGTCCTTTTTTTTGTTTTTTCTTTCGCAGGGAGTTTTTATTCTTATTATAAAGGCCCTTTATGTACTTAAATTCTATTTCCTGTCATCAAAGGGCATTTCCTGTCACCACATTTATCATAGATATGAATTTATGAATGAGGGAGCTATACATGTCAGAAAAAGATATCTTGTTTATGAGACGTGCCATTGAGCTTTCCCTCGAAAGTATGAAAACGGGGGGAGGGCCTTTTGGGGCTGTTATAACCAAAAATGGAGAAATCATTTCGGAATGCTGCAACCAGGTTACAGTACTTAACGACCCTACTGCCCACGCCGAGATCGGTGCCATAAGAGAGGCAGCCCGGAAATTGAACACCTTTGACCTTAGCGGATGCGAGATCTACGCTTCCTGCGAACCCTGTCCCATGTGTCTAGGGGCTATTTACTGGGCAAGGATTGATAGAGTTTTCTTTGCAAACACAAGGAATGATGCCGAAAATATCGACTTTGATGACTCCTTTATATACAGGGAAATTTCCTGCCCCTTCAAGGAAAGAAGTATCGAGTTCAGACAACTTCTTCGTGAAGAAGCCCTTGAAGCTTTCAGGGCGTGGGAAGCCCTCGAGGATAAGGTGGAGTACTGACTCTGCCAGGTGGACACCGAATCACCCTGATCGTGGATGTGCCTGTTTTTCTTTTTTCAACTCAATATTAAAATTAAAATAGATGCAACTGTATGAAATCCTGGCTTTTTTGATTTTTCCTTTTGCGTGAATACTGTTTTTTAATTTTCATTATGTAGGCAAACTGATTTCTTTCATTAGAGCATAATTATTATGGGGCTTTTAATTTTATCCGGGAAAGTTTCTGTTCAGGGGTTTAAGCCATACGTTTTTGGACAACTTTCCCACAAACCCATTAAATTTTAAATGTCTCGAAGTTTTAAATGTTTTGAAGTACTTGTCAAGTTCAAACAGGGCTTATGAGGGGAATTTGGGAAATATGCCTGGAGATAAAAACAAATACATCCGCTGGTTTGAAGAAACCACTATTGAGGACGTCCCGCTGGTTGGCGGAAAGAATGCTTCCCTTGGGGAGATGTACAGGGAACTTACTTCAAAAGGTGTGAGGATCCCTAACGGCTTTTCAGTTACTTCCGAGGCTTACTGGCACATGCTGAAGGCAGGAGGAATTCTCGAAAAACTGAAAAAGATAATGGAAGGGCTTGATACCTCAAATGTGTCAGACCTTGCAAAGAGAGGAAAGGCTGCAAGAGACCTGATTCTTGGTGCGGGACTTCCGGATGACCTCTGGGAGGAGATCAAAGTTTCTTACGATCGACTCTGCGAGCAGTACGGAGAGGACACGGATGTGGCTGTCAGGAGTTCGGCAACGGCCGAGGATCTGCCTACCGCTTCTTTTGCGGGACAGCAGGAGACTTACCTCAATATTCGGGGGTATCCCGGACTTCGGGACGCCTGTATACGCTGTTTCGCTTCTCTTTTTACGGACAGGGCCATTTCCTACCGCGTAACCAACAGGTTCGACCACTTCAAGGTAGCCCTTTCCATAGGAATCATGAAGATGGTAAGGTCGGACCTGGCTTCAAGCGGCGTGATTTTTACTCTTGACACGGAAACGGGTTTCAGGGATGTTGTTTTCATTACCGGAGCATACGGGCTCGGCGAGAACGTCGTGCAGGGGCAGGTAAATCCCGATGAGTTCTATGTCTTTAAGCCCACTTTCAGGGAAGGGTATAAGCCGATTATCCAGAAGAAGCTGGGGAGCAAAGAAATCAAGATGATCTACGGCAGGGGAGACTCAAAAGTCCTCACAAGGAACGTGGAGGTCCCTGAGGCTGAAAGGCTGCGCTTCTGTATCAATGATGAAGAAGTGCTCAAACTTGCCAGGTATGCGATCGATATTGAGGATCATTATTCTAACAAGTACAGGGAATCCAGACCCATGGATATCGAATGGGCAAAGGACGGAATAACGGGCGAACTTTTTATCGTGCAGGCAAGGCCCGAAACCGTCCAGTCTCAGAAATCAAAGGATGTACTGGAGACCTATGTCCTTGAAGATAAATCCGAAGTCCTTGCAAAAGGCAGGAGCGTGGGGGATAAGATCGCATCCGGAAAAGCCCATGTGATCCCCGATGTTTCCGATCTGCCTTCTTTCAGGCCCGGAGAGATCCTGATTGCGGATACGACCACTCCTGACTGGGAACCGGTTATGAAAACAGCAGCTGCGATTGTCACCAACAAGGGTGGCAGGACCTGTCATGCAGCGATTGTCAGCCGGGAACTCGGAATTCCTGCGGTTGTCGGAGCTGGAAATGCTACTGAAGTCCTTGAGACCGGTAGGAAAATTACCGTGAGCTGTGCTGAAGGCGAAGATGGACTTGTATATTCAGGGCTCCTCCCCTTCCATAAAGATACCATGAGCCTGAAAGACCTGAAACGCCCAGAGACCGAGATTATGATGAACCTTGGAAATCCTGAAAGCGCTTTTGCGTATTCCATGATTCCTAACGACGGGATCGGGCTTGCAAGACTCGAGTTCATTATCACAAGCTACATCAAAGTCCATCCTATGGCGCTTGTACATCCCGAAAAAGTCAAAGCTCAGGGGGAGCTCCAGGAGATCGAAGGGCTGACGCTGGGCTATGAGAAAAAGGAAGATTATTTTGTCGACCAGCTTGCAAGAGGAGTCGGGATGATTACTGCGGCTTTTTACCCGAAACCGGTTGTGGTCAGGATGAGTGATTTCAAGACCAATGAGTACGCAAGCCTCGTAGGGGGCAGCTACTTTGAAATGGACGAAAACAACCCCATGATAGGATTCAGAGGAGCTTCCCGTTACTTTAATGAACGCTACAGGGAAGGTTTTGCTCTTGAGTGCAGGGCTATGAAAAAAGTCAGGGACGAAATGGGGCTTACAAACCTTGTTCTTATGATCCCCTTCTGCCGGACCGTTGAGGAAGCGAAGAAAGTCATTGCCGAGATGGAGAAAAACGAGCTCAGACGCGGAGAAAACGGGCTTCAGGTTTATGTTATGTGTGAAATCCCAAATAACGTCCTGCTCGTCGACGAGTTCAGTGAATTCTTCGACGGTTTTTCCATTGGCTCAAATGACCTGACCCAGCTGACCCTGGGAGTTGACCGCGACTCCGAACTCCTTGCCGCGGAATTCGATGAGAGGGACACGGGGGTTATGAAAATCATGTCAATGGCAGTCCAGGGAGCTAAACGGAATAAAAAGCACAGTGGGATATGCGGGCAGGCTCCGAGTGATTTTCCGGAAATTGCAGAGTTCCTGGTAAAGGAGGGGATCAATTCGATTTCCCTTAACCCGGACTCGGTTATGAAAATAACCCTTAAGGTCCTCGAAACTGAAAAGGAGCTCGTAAGGCACTGAAAAAGATCCGATAAGAATCCAGAAACCCGTTGATTTGCTTTTTATAAGCTGATCCGATTTCCAGCCGGTAAATGTCGACGGCCTTTTATCAACAATCGCTGTTCAGGGGCTCTTGACCAGAGGACTATTGGTAGAAGCTGTGTACATTTGCAGGGTATAGTTATACCGGTATTAAAAATATAAACTTGCTGGAAAATCTATATATATGATGTAGTAAATACTTACCTTGAATGTGAAAAATTAAAGGAAGCAATTAATTATGCAGAAAATAACCAAAACAAAAATTGCTGGGGAGAAAAAAGAGCCGGAACATATGCTTTTTTTAAAAAGATGTCCGGAATGTCATTCCGAACTTGAAAACGATCTTTTCAGAGGATTTCAATACTGTAACGTGTGTGGGTATTGGACAAGAAAAGAAACTGTAAGGCTTGAGCCGATAATGATTATGGAGTGAGTTTAGATATGTTTGATTTTCCTCCAAAATGTGTCAGGTGCGGCACACCTCTTAAAAAACAGATAATTGGATCGAATAATTTTTACTACTGCAGAAAATGCGGGTGTACTTCCTCAGTTGGGTGTACTTCCTCAGTTACATCCGTAAGCGCATCCACTCAAACTGCAGTTCAGGAAACAGCTAACATTTAAGGCGCTGTTAAGAAAATCATATTTTCAAAGCCTTTAAAGGGCTAAACTGATCTTGATATCCTTTAAAGGGATATCTTGAGTTTTTCTTTTTATTCTGCTTTTTATTCTGTAACCTTTTACTTCCTGTTTTCCCTGTTTCCGGGAGAAAAATGAAATTTTAAGTAATTTGAAATGAAAAAGGTATATTGAAATGAAAAAGGTATATGAGCCTTAAAATTCAATACGCAACATCAATTTTAATAGTACGATCCTGAAGTAACTTTAACACCAGAAACCCTCTCTGTTTGATCCGCATGGTTGAAAAAGAAATAGATTCCTTATGCAATCAGTATGGTCTGAAGCCTACAAGCCTCTCTGACCTTATGCTGAAGGTCAATTTTCCCGAGCCTGACCTCGAATATGGCTTTGCCGAAAAAGAAAACTCTCTTTATCTCCCCCTTTATGAAGAACTGAATGCCACCAGTTCTCTTTCCGGGGTGGGTGGCAATTTTCAGGTTTATATCCAGCTGATTCTTGACCCCGAGAAAGCAAGTTCGGAATACCTTGCGGACTTTTTCAACAATCCCCTTGGCCTGAAGATCCGGAAAGCCTGGGAAGCGAGGGGCTTTATCCTGAGACCTGAAATCCGGGAATCCGAAGAACCGGTTGCGGTTATCTCCAAGGGTTCTGCCCTTCATGACATTTCCGGAAATTCTTCTTTTTCAGGAGAATCTGGATTTTCAGGGATTATTTCTTCCCTTGCAGCAAATGACAGAGAATTTTCAGGTGAAGCTCCGGATGAGAACATATGTGCGGAAACCGGAGAAAACACATCTGTACTTTCAGGCGCGGATGTTTCTCTTCTGCCAGGGATTTCATCGCTACCGGATGTGGATCTTTCTTCTCTTACGCACAGCAAACTCTACCTCCCCGACTTGCCGGTCCAGCTTGAGACCCTTAAAATCAAAGATATCACAAGAGAGCTTATTTCCCAGCTAAATTTGTTCGAGTGCAGGCTTTCAACCTATCCCAAGAGTATAACCCATATCCGTAGGAATCTCGAACTTATCCGGGAAGCGGTAAAGCTTGCAAATGATTCGGACTACATTCTGGAGCTGATCCGGAGGGGGGAGAGCAAGAAACTTGAGTTCAAGTCCACGCTGCGGATGAACCTTATTACCGGAAAGCCTGACTGGAATATCGAACATGCTGTCCTCAAGACTATAGTTGCTTACCTGAACACTGACGGTGGCGTTCTTCTCATTGGTGTTTCCAACAGTGGGGAAGTCCTTGGAATCAAAAACGACGATTTCCCTAACGAGGATAAGTTTCTTCTGCATTTCAAGCAGCTCATAAAGCAGAACATAGGCCTTGACTACGCTCCGATGATAGAGTATGCTCTTGTACATGTAAATGGCAAAAAAATTATGGAAATAGAATGCAGAAGAAGTGATGAAGCTGTTTTTCTCAAACCGGCTAAAAATGACGAAGAGTTTTATATCCGTATAGGTCCCTCAAGTGAAAGGCTTACAGGCAGTAAACTGATCGAATACGTAAACCGGCACTATAATGGAAAACTATAATGGAAAAACAGAGTGAGTAGTCCGTTTTCAGGATCTGAAGGTTTAAGAGTTCTGGACTCTCAAACCTGAAGGTTTCAAGCTTCCGGCCCGAATATATTTATTATTCCCGTGGAAGTCAGATCCACTGCTAAAGCTGCAAGCAAAAGTCCCATGAGTCTTGTGAAGACGAGCATTCCGTTATAACCTATGAACTTATGGAGTCTCCTTGAGAAGTGGAAGACGATCAAGCAGACGAGGAATGTAGTTATTATTGATACGAGCACAATTCCTTTTTGTTGAAAGCCGTCTGCCATTCCCATGAGAACGATAACCGTGCTGATCGTACCCGGGCCTGTCAGGAGCGGAAGCCCGATTGGAAAGACCCAGATATCTTCCCTTTCCTGGGACTGGGTAATCTCTTCTTCGGTAATGCTCTCCCTTGAGACCTTTGCCTGCATCATGTCAAATGCTATAGTGAAAAGCAGAATTCCTCCGGCAACCCGAAGCGAATCAACACTGATGCTGAATAAGTTCAGGATTATACTCCCGGTAATTGCAAAAAAGAGGGCAATTGAACATGCAAGAATCACTGCT
This genomic interval carries:
- a CDS encoding phenylacetate--CoA ligase family protein, translated to MKYWQPKYETMNPEELKRLQLKRLQHSAKLVYDNVPFYRQKFKEAGVTPEDIKTLEDVRKLPFTRKANLRENYPFGLFAAKNEDIVRIHASSGTSGKPTVVGYTAKDIETWSDLIARSLTMIGLSKGDVVQNAMNYGLFTGGLGFHYGVERMGAMIVPAATGNTARQLEMMIDFGVTAVHCTPSYAFYLAETAEELGLIDKLSLKAAIFGGEPWSENTRKQLEKKLNLKAYDCYGLSEMFGPGVGFECQEQNGLHIWSDNFLVEVLDKNGEQVAEGEKGELVLTSLSKEGFCNIRYRTGDMTKLLESECDCGRTTTRISRLLGRVDDMMIVRGINVFPSQIQDVISRIPQVGEHFQLILDRNKHMLDELTIEVELEENAFTGDLKDLKAVQNHVQRELKSVLNIRTNVELLEKGSIERTAGKAKRIIDRRPQL
- a CDS encoding DUF5661 family protein → MLTTKSFTAEEAKTVGEQLGITWEKFDVDQFRRGMDVELEHGTRDPATNVTNDDPIMTGKIALAHLNEFPDYYDRLEEMEEEAEEYWEKTED
- a CDS encoding nucleoside deaminase, translating into MSEKDILFMRRAIELSLESMKTGGGPFGAVITKNGEIISECCNQVTVLNDPTAHAEIGAIREAARKLNTFDLSGCEIYASCEPCPMCLGAIYWARIDRVFFANTRNDAENIDFDDSFIYREISCPFKERSIEFRQLLREEALEAFRAWEALEDKVEY
- the ppsA gene encoding phosphoenolpyruvate synthase, which produces MPGDKNKYIRWFEETTIEDVPLVGGKNASLGEMYRELTSKGVRIPNGFSVTSEAYWHMLKAGGILEKLKKIMEGLDTSNVSDLAKRGKAARDLILGAGLPDDLWEEIKVSYDRLCEQYGEDTDVAVRSSATAEDLPTASFAGQQETYLNIRGYPGLRDACIRCFASLFTDRAISYRVTNRFDHFKVALSIGIMKMVRSDLASSGVIFTLDTETGFRDVVFITGAYGLGENVVQGQVNPDEFYVFKPTFREGYKPIIQKKLGSKEIKMIYGRGDSKVLTRNVEVPEAERLRFCINDEEVLKLARYAIDIEDHYSNKYRESRPMDIEWAKDGITGELFIVQARPETVQSQKSKDVLETYVLEDKSEVLAKGRSVGDKIASGKAHVIPDVSDLPSFRPGEILIADTTTPDWEPVMKTAAAIVTNKGGRTCHAAIVSRELGIPAVVGAGNATEVLETGRKITVSCAEGEDGLVYSGLLPFHKDTMSLKDLKRPETEIMMNLGNPESAFAYSMIPNDGIGLARLEFIITSYIKVHPMALVHPEKVKAQGELQEIEGLTLGYEKKEDYFVDQLARGVGMITAAFYPKPVVVRMSDFKTNEYASLVGGSYFEMDENNPMIGFRGASRYFNERYREGFALECRAMKKVRDEMGLTNLVLMIPFCRTVEEAKKVIAEMEKNELRRGENGLQVYVMCEIPNNVLLVDEFSEFFDGFSIGSNDLTQLTLGVDRDSELLAAEFDERDTGVMKIMSMAVQGAKRNKKHSGICGQAPSDFPEIAEFLVKEGINSISLNPDSVMKITLKVLETEKELVRH
- a CDS encoding AlbA family DNA-binding domain-containing protein: MVEKEIDSLCNQYGLKPTSLSDLMLKVNFPEPDLEYGFAEKENSLYLPLYEELNATSSLSGVGGNFQVYIQLILDPEKASSEYLADFFNNPLGLKIRKAWEARGFILRPEIRESEEPVAVISKGSALHDISGNSSFSGESGFSGIISSLAANDREFSGEAPDENICAETGENTSVLSGADVSLLPGISSLPDVDLSSLTHSKLYLPDLPVQLETLKIKDITRELISQLNLFECRLSTYPKSITHIRRNLELIREAVKLANDSDYILELIRRGESKKLEFKSTLRMNLITGKPDWNIEHAVLKTIVAYLNTDGGVLLIGVSNSGEVLGIKNDDFPNEDKFLLHFKQLIKQNIGLDYAPMIEYALVHVNGKKIMEIECRRSDEAVFLKPAKNDEEFYIRIGPSSERLTGSKLIEYVNRHYNGKL
- a CDS encoding MarC family protein — encoded protein: MVSENLGFFIYVFSSIFVVVSPVGGVVTFISLTSKMTRKEKNEIAKKAVILACSIALFFAITGSIILNLFSISVDSLRVAGGILLFTIAFDMMQAKVSRESITEEEITQSQEREDIWVFPIGLPLLTGPGTISTVIVLMGMADGFQQKGIVLVSIITTFLVCLIVFHFSRRLHKFIGYNGMLVFTRLMGLLLAALAVDLTSTGIINIFGPEA